The stretch of DNA GGAAGGGCCGAGCTCTGATGCTGGCACAGCTGATGGTGCCggtggccggccgaggcgcggggTTGAACATCTCTGCAGTGAGCGAACGAGCACATGATGAACAACGTGAACGGGCGGTGGACacgactggactggactggacatgcgcgcgcgcgcgggggagggggagttGCGTTTGACTGAATGATTGAGTGATTGATTGGTGTTTGTGTAAGCCGGCcagcgcaccaccaccaccaccattgaCCGTCAGGACGCACCAAGCTCGATTCGACgcacttcttcttcttcctccctcctgCAAGAAGGCAAAGTtacttcctcctcctcctttttttttctttttcttttcttttcctttcttGAAATTAAAAGACTGTCCACATCGTCATGAGCAGCAGACGGCTGTGCCGCCACCAACAaacaccaacaccacgaCGAACACCACGACGAACAAACACCCGCGCGGGGACGTGCGGGACCTCGGCAGAGCCGCCGCTCGCACGCGTGAGAGCGGGAGGGCTCTGAGAAAGCAACGAGAGTGGCACGCGACTGCAGGCAACTGACCTGGCCGCaaccgctgctgcccctttTTTGCGGGTAAACCCTTTCAGGTGGTAgaaacgacgacggcggtcgGATTTACACAACGGGCATCTATCTGCCGGggaatatatatatagcaAACGCGCTGCGGCCACACCGTACCGCTTTTTGGCAGCCTTTGTGCGTGCGGCCCGGGGAGAAAGGGGGTCAGTCAGTGTCGTtcgcggcgagggaggcaaGCTTGGGACGCTGTGGCCTGGTGCCCATATATtaaggagagggagggacgCCCTGTCATCGTTGCGACGGGGAGTCGCTGCGAAAAACAGGGACATCTTGGATCGTGGGGTTTgcgcgggagggagggcgcAGAGGCGCAGAGATATATCGACTTGACggcgcagcgacgacgacgactcgtgTTGCACATGCAGGCACTCACACCGCGATATAACGTCTGTCTACCTCACGGGTCCCCGGGCTTCACTTCCGACGAGCACACTCCCGCAGTCACCATGGCCCGACGAAGGAGCAGTAGTCGCAGGGCGAACTTCACCCTCAGCAACatctccatcatcagcacccccctcctcaccctcctcctcatcctcctctccatgctgcctcttctcctccccgtcgcgcacgcgcacgaccaccaccccctGCAAGCCtcccccggcgacgacggcggcagcctctcCCCGAACCTACCAcgagcctcctcctcctcctcctcctcctcctccccaacaaccaccaccacgacgcaGAGCAGCGGCCCGGTCTTCTCGCCGCTGCACCAgcgcgacgatgcgccgccgccgccgtaccagcccatcgtcaccccgccgcccgaccaggccgagcgcctcgccagcaTGGGCTACCGCCAGGAGACGTTCTACACGTGCAACACGGTCGGCGGGAGGGAGCACTGCGGCTGGCACAACCccgtggtcgtggcggcggcggaggccgcgccggggaggaggccgcgcgccgcgggcagcggggcggtggtggcggccgtggggTGCCTGGCGGGCGTGTTTGCGCTGGGGATGATGTagggaagagggagggagggataGACGaggtagagagagagggagggaaagAGGGAAAGAGACGCGCGGTTTGGGTGGGCGGCTTATGATGAAACGAAATCTTGGGATACCCGTGCCTGTTTGATGGTTTGATTTTTGGTCTTGGTAAGGTGTTGGCGAACCTGCGTTTTTGGATATCAGTGGCAGACATGCATCTGGAGGCGAGGCACACGGAGTCGGGTTGCAGGATACCCGGGTGGGCACCTAGGCAGGCGTTGATACCCCCAAAGCTGCTGGTCGGCGTTGTTCCTCAAGTCGTGTACAACATCATGTCATCACCGACTGTGCATGCGTACCCGGTCACTCGTTGTCGAGCCCGCTCAGCAACGTGGAATGGCCAAAACCGAAACACCTTGATTCATGCTAGTGACAAGGTAGACCATGGAAGCCGAGCCCTCACCACCCCCAATCCCCCAGTCGTGTCCAGAGGTACCGATTCGCCGACACGTTTCCATCCCATGCCGAGGCGAAAAATGatgccagcagcacgcccgcggcgcgcgccggaCGATGCCAAAGCCCCCATACCGACCCCGGGTTTTTacaacgacgccgccgacagcaAAAGACCGCGCGCTTAtttctccttcttcgccttggcacccttgaccttggccgtGCCCCGCAGCGTCTTTTGTCGGTTCTTGCGCTGCTTGCCTGCGCGGGGAGTTAGCACTTGCGTCGAtcatggcagcggcggacaCGGTGCCTGATGGCTCGGCATCGGTGCACGGGGTCGCCATGCGCGAAGGAGACGGGGGCCACGTACGCTGCTGTCTGCTGGCGCGCTCGGCCTTGGTGGCCATGCCAACGCGGACCAGGCGGTAGTTGGGCTCGAACTTCTTCATGGCCTCGGGGGAGTCGTAGATGAGGGCGAAACCGGTGGTCTTGCCGCCACCGAACTGGGTTCGCAGGCCGAAGACCTGGACCTGGTCCTTCTGGGCCTTGtacaggccgccgagcttctCGCGGAGCTCCTCCTTGGAGATGTTGGCACGGCTGGGGTGGAGGATGTCACTGAGGCAGAGTCAGCTGCTTGTTCTTGCAATCCTTGGTCGTATTGTACGCATCGCCGTTGCCCGCATTGCATGTCGTCTCGCCTGTGGGCGCCTGGCGTGTTTCTCGACCTTGCCACTGACAATCGCGCCTGCCTGCGACACAGAACTCCCGGCGAACACACAAATATGTCGATACTCGTTCGGGCTTCCGTGAGATGTGCATTTGCAGGCAGGCTGATTGTCTTGGGTGGTCGAGTGTCGGTTCGAGGTTTCGAGAAACGcgatggcgggcgagacgacgtgcaatggtgacgacggcgacgcacaCGGGCGGGCAAACTCACACGACCATCTGCTTGCGGCCCAGCAGAGGGTTGCGGATGAACTTGCGAGTTCGCAGGGTAACGGGGCTGTCGTTGTCCGCCATGGTTGCGGTAGTTGTCGATGGAATCTCTGGGTGGTTgacgggagagagagaccgTTTGGCGGATGGGCTTCACGAAAGTCGTGGATTCAAgggcttgccggcggcggtggtgctaGGGGCGAAAATTCCGACCCAGCCTATCGCTTACTCGGGTCCAACCCTAAGAATGTGTGCGCAGAAAAAAATCCAGAGTGGGTCGGCCATTCACAGTGCCTGATCTCTCGCCCCGAGTCACGTGAGAATCTCGTGAGAGTCTCGAGCCAAGAGTGGGGCCTTGCCGGGAATCGAGTTCCCCTTTGGGCCAGGCACCACGTCTCTTTGAAGATTAGGACGGGCCTGACTGCCCCTCTTCAACCCTGGCCACCACGGTTCAACACCACGCCCTGGCACCTGTCAACATGGCCCATCCATGGAAGCACCATGTCGACAGGTTCTGCCGCCAGTATCTCCAGCTGGAGCCGAGTCTCGACTTCCCGCCGGCCGAATTTCTCAAGCTTGACGCCGTGCAGGAGCTCATATACGAGAGGCTGTTCGCCGACCATGTCCTCTTGTATGCCCCGCCCGACAGATATCGACTCAAGACTCTCAAGCAGCTGATTGCGCGCATCGAGGCTTCCATAGACGACTGGGATGAGCACGTAAGTCGTAGCCTGGCGGCTGAGCACGCCGTTCAGTTGCAAGTCGCAATGGTCGTATTGACCAACCGTAGGCCGTGTCTGATAACCTCATGTCCCTGCTCCCCGTGCTCCTGtccgcgccgctgccctcaGAGACGGCATCGGTCCAGCAAAAGCATTACGTGACGTATAGCCTATCAGCCTTGGACCATGGTTCGGGCGAATCGGACCAAGCGCGCAGCATCACGTTGCTCGAGAACCGCTCACTGATCTCTGCTGGGGGCACGACGGGCCTGCGAACGTGGGAGGCTGCGCTTCACCTCGGCCAGTACCTCTGTCAGCACCCGTCCGTGGTCACCGGGAAGCGCATCCTGGAGCTTGGCGCTGGTACCGGCTACCTTTCCGTCATGTGTGCCAAATATCTATCTTGTCGACACATCATCGCCTCGGACGgctccgacgacgtcatCAACAACCTCCCGGACAATCTATTCCTCAATGACCTACAGGACTCACCGCTTGTCCACCCCATGGATGTTAAATGGGGGCATGCCCTGGTTGGGACGGAAGACCAGCGCTGGAACGAGGGCCAATCCATCGACGTTGTGCTCGGGGCAGACATAACTTACGACCGTAGCAACCACCCCGCACTAGTGGGCACCATACTCGATCTCTTTGAACTGCACCCAGATGTCGAGGTGTACATAGGGGCAACGCAGCGCAACGAGATGACGTCTCGGATCTTCCTCGACACCTGCCAGCGCTCGGGCTTAGCAGTGGACGACTTGGAGTACCCGGTGTTGTCGAGGGAGCACCAGGAGGGCCCCTTCTACAATGACAGGGATCCCATCCACATCTATAGGGTATCGCGAGCATGAAGAGCAACACTGTTGGAGAGACCGGAGCATCGTGCCCTCTCGGCAATTGTGAGGTGAGAGACTCTGACTGTCCAGCATCCAATCGCCCTGCATGGCTTGGGCGCCACCAACAGTGCTTTGTCGGGGTCTCGTGGCTGGCCGCGTCAAACTGCGTCAAACTGCGTCACCTTGACACAACTCGCGACAGACGCTGCGGGGTCCGTTATGGCAAAGTGACGGCAGTGGCACAacgactcgtcgtcctttGTGAGCAGCGATATTGGCGATCCGGCCGGGCGCCTCTATCGGACGTGATGTCCCGAACGTGGTGTGACCCTTGAGGCTCATGTTGCTGCCTCAACAGACGTCAgttcggccgccggcgccggacgTTGGGTGATGGCGGCAAGCCGGGCCTCGAGGTGGCCTCGATCGAAGCCGATCATTGGTAGCCGGAGCATTGACGGGTGCGTGGGCCAGGCACGCCTCTGAAGTCAGCGAGCTCGACCCAGCGCAGCGGGATGTGGCTTCGttgtggggaggggggaacgGATCCCCGGCTCTGGATGTCAACAAGCTCCACGATTCCAGCGGCGCGCGAGTGCAGCTGCACGAACACACAGCTGCAAGCCAAGGGAGGGATCTCTGTTCCCCAGGTGCCCGGTCCTCTGGCTGAGACGTCGTGGCGTGACGCTGGGGAAAGCAAGACGTGAGACAGCAGCGGGTCACTGGCGCGGAGGGTCCCAGACGGAACCATTACTTTTGCTGGGCACGAATGATGACATGCCGCTGAGTCGCTGACGGGCAGCCAAGGCAATTGTTCACCATAGTGGGCCTTTATTACTCTCCTTGTTCCAAGTTTAGAGACTGCTCCAGCTTTTCCCCTAGCAGATTTCCGTCGAAATTAATGTGACGGGTCTGGCGACACGCGTCCTTGTTCGGCGAAATGTTTAGGGCAGGCTACTGAAACTGGAAGCTCGGACGGCGATGCTCATTGCGCGGAAGGAGTTTGCAAGGGGGCTATTGCGTGCCAGGGATGGACGTGTCGGTGCCATCAAGGGGAATGGACGTGCCCCATCATCGGTGGAGAAGGGCCCTCGACAAGTGCCCATCTACGCACTGCCCGTAAGTACCTTGCAGGAGGGAGGAACTACTGTATCAGTGAGCGGCACAAGCAAGACTGGGCCCCCCCGGAGGCGATTCCGACGGTGTCGTCACAGGTCGCTGGGTGTCCGTtgcggcatcgtggccgcAGAGCAGGGGCTTTGGTCTCTCCTCAACGCAACTTACAAAGTACGTCTCTACGTATGTACGTTGCTGACATGCAGACGATGAAATACATACATATGCCGGCATCGACCGTCACTCTCTGCGCCCCAAGACGCAGGATCAATGGCAACTCGACCTCATTACATTTCTCATTTCATttcgcgccgacgccaggcCACCCCCCCCAGCGGCGCTCTCCATCACCCACCACAACCCGCGACACAATccctggcccgcgccgccgcaacgctCGCTGGGCGCATCAATAATCACGTTTTCCCTGATCATCATCTCGCCTGACCGGGCTCTCACCCCAAAGGTGCCGGGTTTGCAGCGGCACAGCGCACATCCCCCTGAGCAAAAGGCGTGCCAGCGTGCCAATCTCCCCACTTGGGTTGCAACGTAGGGGTGCTTTCCGGGTTGTAAGCGCCTTGATATTTCTGGAAGGCCAGGGCCGGCAGCCACACCGCAAGGTAGCACGAAAGCGCGaatcgccatcgccggcaagTATCACTCGCTCGGCCTGCCGCCAGCGAGGTATCGTGGCCGTTTCCGTCTTGTCCTTGGACTACGGAGTACTACTACTTCATGTTATCAGCACCCCGGCcttcctgctgctccgggtgctgctgcttctcctcctcctgtcccctcctcctgctcctctccttctctcttGCGCCGTCCTCCCTCACCAGCTGCAAGCTTGCGACGGAGagacgcgcgacgacgagcgagtgACCATTCTGTCCTGCAAGGCTTGCTGCGCGCCGCTTGCATCTGCAGCCGGTCAAGGTACTCCGCACGATAAACAACCCGAgtgcccgtcgacggcgcccggcACTGGAACTGCACCGACCAGTCTCGTCCCTGGCGGGCTGTGCATAGTAGCACTACGTGCTGCCGCCACAGCGCACCGACTGTACATTACTTCGAACCTACCTCCATACGAGACCATACGAAGACGGGGGCAGCCGCCTctgcgctggcgctgcatCGACCCTGCCGCGAACCGTGGGTGTGCGGCCAGCTCCGGCGCGACCCAAGCATCCGATCCACCGCTCATCCGCCGCGGGGGCCCCTGGAAGCCACACGCGACTAATAAGGTAGAGGCGCGGTATCTGCCATTCCAACTGGTTTGAGAGAAGAGAGCAAACTAGGAAGGCAGC from Purpureocillium takamizusanense chromosome 6, complete sequence encodes:
- a CDS encoding uncharacterized protein (TransMembrane:2 (i42-69o192-212i)~EggNog:ENOG503PSG5) encodes the protein MQALTPRYNVCLPHGSPGFTSDEHTPAVTMARRRSSSRRANFTLSNISIISTPLLTLLLILLSMLPLLLPVAHAHDHHPLQASPGDDGGSLSPNLPRASSSSSSSSSPTTTTTTQSSGPVFSPLHQRDDAPPPPYQPIVTPPPDQAERLASMGYRQETFYTCNTVGGREHCGWHNPVVVAAAEAAPGRRPRAAGSGAVVAAVGCLAGVFALGMM
- a CDS encoding uncharacterized protein (COG:J~EggNog:ENOG503P333) yields the protein MADNDSPVTLRTRKFIRNPLLGRKQMVVDILHPSRANISKEELREKLGGLYKAQKDQVQVFGLRTQFGGGKTTGFALIYDSPEAMKKFEPNYRLVRVGMATKAERASRQQRKQRKNRQKTLRGTAKVKGAKAKKEK
- a CDS encoding uncharacterized protein (EggNog:ENOG503NXXF~COG:S~BUSCO:EOG09263VOP), which codes for MAHPWKHHVDRFCRQYLQLEPSLDFPPAEFLKLDAVQELIYERLFADHVLLYAPPDRYRLKTLKQLIARIEASIDDWDEHAVSDNLMSLLPVLLSAPLPSETASVQQKHYVTYSLSALDHGSGESDQARSITLLENRSLISAGGTTGLRTWEAALHLGQYLCQHPSVVTGKRILELGAGTGYLSVMCAKYLSCRHIIASDGSDDVINNLPDNLFLNDLQDSPLVHPMDVKWGHALVGTEDQRWNEGQSIDVVLGADITYDRSNHPALVGTILDLFELHPDVEVYIGATQRNEMTSRIFLDTCQRSGLAVDDLEYPVLSREHQEGPFYNDRDPIHIYRVSRA